A portion of the Deltaproteobacteria bacterium genome contains these proteins:
- a CDS encoding nucleoside-diphosphate kinase, which yields MERTLSIVKPDGVRKNLIGKVIARFEEAGLRVAALKMARLTREQAEGFYAVHRERPFFASLTEFMSSGPVVLMIIEGDGAIRKVREIMGATNPAEAAPGTIRRDFADSIEANIVHGSDAPDTAAFETSYFFNALERF from the coding sequence ATGGAAAGGACCCTGTCCATAGTTAAACCCGACGGAGTGAGAAAGAACCTCATCGGCAAGGTCATTGCCCGCTTCGAGGAGGCCGGCCTGCGGGTGGCGGCCCTCAAGATGGCCCGTCTCACCAGAGAGCAGGCCGAGGGCTTTTACGCCGTCCACCGGGAGCGCCCCTTCTTTGCAAGCCTCACCGAGTTCATGAGCTCCGGACCGGTGGTGCTCATGATAATAGAGGGCGATGGCGCCATAAGGAAGGTCCGGGAAATAATGGGCGCGACCAACCCGGCCGAGGCCGCACCAGGCACGATACGACGCGACTTCGCCGACTCCATCGAGGCCAACATCGTCCACGGCTCCGACGCCCCCGATACGGCGGCCTTCGAGACCTCCTACTTCTTCAACGCCCTCGAAAGGTTCTAA